In the genome of Enterococcus hirae ATCC 9790, one region contains:
- a CDS encoding PTS sugar transporter subunit IIC, which yields MNRFFEVLEEKVALPMSKISEQRHLRALRDGVVSAIPFIIVGSFFLIIAFPPVPETWGIHQWAAEHISEILIPYRMTFWIMSLYICFGIGYNLAKSYDLDPLTGGQLSVAAFLLSIMPVQFDEGLMLPMESLGSVGIFPCMILAIFAVEVLRFCKEKNVMFKMPEQVPSSVAHSFEAVIPAAIVIAVIGTINVVFKINLEQVIQVLFSPLVKAGDTFLGVLVPVLLVTFLWLFGIHGDSIVGSVARPIWLQYFTENAEKVANHQTPTHIAPETFFQWFIWIGGSGATLGLIICAIIFGRAKYTKSISRACLIPSIFNINEPVIFGFPIMLNPLFFIPFVLSPVIMTIVTWFAFKLEFIHLMYVQPPWTLPAPIGAFLATGGDWRAIVLVIINILISTFIYYPFFKIYDKKQLQLELEEE from the coding sequence ATGAACCGTTTTTTTGAAGTTTTAGAGGAAAAAGTGGCATTGCCTATGTCAAAAATTTCAGAGCAACGTCATTTACGAGCTTTGCGGGATGGCGTTGTCTCGGCGATACCATTCATTATCGTAGGAAGTTTCTTTTTAATTATTGCTTTTCCGCCAGTTCCAGAAACCTGGGGAATTCATCAATGGGCAGCCGAACACATTAGTGAAATATTAATTCCTTATCGAATGACTTTTTGGATTATGTCTTTATATATCTGTTTTGGTATAGGTTATAATTTGGCTAAAAGTTATGACTTGGATCCATTGACAGGGGGGCAATTATCAGTAGCTGCTTTTTTATTAAGCATTATGCCAGTTCAATTTGATGAAGGGCTAATGTTACCCATGGAATCTTTAGGTTCAGTTGGAATTTTTCCATGTATGATTTTAGCAATTTTTGCAGTGGAAGTTTTACGTTTTTGTAAAGAAAAAAATGTGATGTTTAAGATGCCTGAACAAGTTCCTAGTTCGGTGGCGCATTCTTTTGAAGCAGTTATTCCAGCTGCCATTGTAATTGCTGTCATTGGTACAATTAATGTAGTGTTTAAAATCAACTTGGAACAAGTAATACAAGTTTTATTTTCTCCTTTAGTTAAAGCAGGGGATACCTTTTTAGGTGTGTTAGTTCCAGTCTTGTTAGTAACATTTTTGTGGCTGTTTGGGATTCATGGAGATTCAATCGTTGGTTCTGTGGCGCGTCCAATTTGGTTACAATATTTTACTGAAAATGCTGAAAAAGTGGCGAACCATCAGACACCTACACATATTGCTCCAGAAACATTTTTTCAATGGTTTATTTGGATTGGCGGATCGGGAGCTACTTTAGGATTGATTATTTGCGCTATTATATTTGGCCGTGCCAAATATACGAAGTCAATTAGTCGAGCATGCTTGATCCCAAGTATTTTTAATATCAATGAACCAGTTATATTTGGATTCCCGATCATGCTTAATCCACTATTCTTTATTCCGTTTGTTTTATCACCAGTAATTATGACTATTGTAACGTGGTTTGCGTTTAAATTAGAATTTATTCATTTGATGTACGTACAACCACCATGGACATTACCTGCACCAATTGGCGCTTTTTTAGCAACTGGCGGAGATTGGCGTGCGATTGTGTTAGTGATTATAAATATTTTGATATCAACTTTTATTTATTATCCGTTCTTTAAAATTTATGACAAAAAACAATTACAACTTGAGTTGGAAGAAGAATGA
- a CDS encoding PTS lactose/cellobiose transporter subunit IIA, protein MDVKNMEELETIIFDLIVHSGNARGSLFEALECAENKKYDEIDNLLNKAKEEMNIAHNIQTQLIQDNLAGKGEISLLLIHAQDQLMTVMSEQALIERLIKMQKQINENN, encoded by the coding sequence ATGGATGTGAAAAATATGGAAGAATTAGAAACAATCATTTTTGATTTGATTGTTCATAGTGGGAATGCACGCGGATCGTTATTTGAAGCGTTAGAATGTGCAGAGAATAAAAAATATGACGAAATAGATAATTTGTTAAACAAGGCAAAAGAGGAGATGAATATAGCACATAATATTCAAACTCAATTGATTCAAGATAATCTGGCGGGTAAAGGCGAAATTAGTTTACTATTGATTCATGCCCAAGATCAATTAATGACGGTTATGAGTGAACAAGCATTGATTGAGCGATTAATCAAAATGCAAAAGCAAATTAATGAAAATAATTAA
- a CDS encoding N-acetylglucosamine kinase, translating to MEYLIGVDAGGTKTKFSMYDVNGVLVKDFNLDAANIVVQKEYAWSIIQQGLNFLLTKYHNEVKMILVGIAGIETSGLQNDIENKLKALYNCPFIVMSDAKLALINKLKGNDGGLIISGTGSVGYGLQHATFYRVGGWGHLLGDEGSAYSIGLACYKQLVNELDAGLELTDFSLEFLEYIGEKDSMKAISRFYEKSKKEIADAALFVAMYAKDGDVKSKILTDSIEALNLLLDSLIHKMKAKQENMEIAFAGSVLEKNEFIRESLIGRLAQKNIRVLPISQDFNTKAVYYYYRRNKGEKNESYKKH from the coding sequence ATGGAATATCTCATTGGGGTAGATGCTGGCGGAACAAAAACAAAATTTAGTATGTACGATGTAAATGGTGTTTTGGTTAAAGATTTTAACTTGGATGCAGCAAATATTGTTGTCCAAAAAGAGTATGCGTGGTCGATTATTCAACAAGGGTTAAATTTTTTATTAACTAAATATCATAATGAAGTTAAAATGATTCTTGTGGGGATTGCAGGAATAGAAACAAGTGGGCTTCAAAATGATATTGAAAACAAATTAAAAGCATTATATAACTGTCCATTCATTGTAATGAGTGATGCGAAATTGGCACTAATTAATAAACTAAAAGGAAATGATGGCGGACTGATCATTTCAGGAACGGGATCAGTTGGCTATGGTTTGCAGCATGCTACTTTTTATCGAGTAGGTGGGTGGGGGCATCTTTTAGGAGATGAGGGAAGTGCTTATTCTATTGGTTTGGCTTGTTACAAACAATTAGTAAATGAATTAGATGCTGGATTGGAACTAACTGATTTTTCTTTAGAATTTTTGGAATATATTGGTGAAAAAGATTCAATGAAAGCTATTAGTCGATTTTATGAAAAAAGCAAAAAAGAAATTGCAGACGCAGCCTTGTTTGTTGCCATGTATGCGAAAGATGGGGATGTAAAATCCAAAATTTTGACAGATTCTATAGAAGCATTAAATTTATTGTTAGATAGTTTGATTCATAAAATGAAAGCGAAACAAGAAAATATGGAAATTGCTTTTGCCGGTTCTGTGTTAGAAAAAAATGAATTCATTAGAGAATCATTGATAGGAAGACTAGCACAAAAAAATATTAGAGTGTTGCCTATATCCCAAGATTTTAATACGAAGGCTGTGTATTATTACTATAGAAGAAACAAAGGAGAAAAAAATGAGTCTTATAAAAAACATTGA
- a CDS encoding MurR/RpiR family transcriptional regulator — translation MSLIKNIENVQNELSMTEEKLASYILANLGDIPHMTAQKLADLSETSPATVIRFSRKIGYKKYSDFKLAVSRSIEKQVRNEYNYISFDESFEVTKNKILINDKLVVDSIGELLDEKTINRIVKEIYDADKIYVFGVGTSGIAAEDIRQKWLKIGKMVIFEKDKSLILEQIKNDLEYNKIVFWGISHSGKNREVLQLIREARKNDITTIGMTQLGGSDLEKAVQYVLQTSRTDNIENGHYGSGATHSLLLQLLTIDIVYFFYLKYSRSVNTI, via the coding sequence ATGAGTCTTATAAAAAACATTGAGAATGTTCAAAATGAGTTGTCCATGACTGAAGAGAAATTAGCTAGTTACATATTAGCTAATCTTGGTGATATTCCACACATGACTGCTCAAAAATTAGCAGATCTATCAGAAACAAGCCCAGCTACTGTTATTCGTTTTTCAAGAAAAATAGGTTATAAAAAATATTCTGATTTTAAATTAGCTGTTTCTCGTTCAATTGAAAAACAAGTTAGAAATGAATACAATTATATTTCGTTTGATGAATCATTTGAAGTTACTAAAAATAAAATATTAATTAATGACAAGTTGGTTGTGGATTCTATAGGGGAACTATTAGATGAAAAAACTATTAACAGAATTGTCAAAGAAATTTATGATGCAGACAAGATTTATGTATTTGGCGTAGGAACTTCTGGAATAGCTGCAGAAGATATACGACAAAAGTGGTTGAAAATTGGGAAAATGGTTATCTTTGAAAAAGACAAATCATTGATTTTGGAACAAATAAAAAATGATTTAGAGTATAACAAGATCGTTTTTTGGGGGATTTCTCATTCAGGGAAAAACAGAGAAGTCTTACAATTGATTAGAGAAGCCAGAAAGAATGATATAACAACAATTGGAATGACTCAGTTGGGTGGGTCAGATTTAGAGAAGGCAGTGCAATATGTGCTTCAAACTTCTCGTACAGACAATATAGAAAATGGCCATTATGGAAGTGGCGCTACGCATTCGTTATTACTACAACTGTTGACCATTGATATCGTCTATTTCTTCTATTTGAAATATTCTAGAAGTGTAAATACTATATGA
- a CDS encoding DUF916 and DUF3324 domain-containing protein, translated as MKKSKIIFFTLLVCVSSWLGINVKADETAQANGGYTIEGVANEHQIDPNVSYFYLREEPGAVDQLKVKLINQSDAEKTLHVKVTNGNTNANGLIDYTGKLADHKTLNTPLTSLLKPQEEEVKVPANGEAIATLDLKMPEKEQEGIILGGIVVSDLTNKDTSNKQLSVENTYSYTLGVVLTNQEADPVMSVNEGVDLTLENVEAKLVAGKKVVQADIVNPNPYILEKSTVEGEILQAEGEKVVQTHKTENVRMAPYSVYPFQFDWKKEELKPGDYIFKGRVISEKNTWEFTQKFTISEEQTKIINKESTFKVQIPS; from the coding sequence ATGAAAAAAAGTAAGATTATTTTTTTCACGTTATTGGTTTGTGTAAGTAGTTGGCTAGGTATAAACGTAAAAGCAGATGAGACAGCGCAAGCAAATGGTGGATATACGATTGAAGGTGTTGCGAATGAACACCAAATCGATCCTAATGTTAGTTATTTCTATTTGAGAGAAGAACCTGGGGCAGTTGATCAATTAAAAGTGAAATTGATCAACCAATCGGATGCTGAAAAAACACTACATGTGAAAGTAACCAATGGAAATACGAATGCGAATGGTTTGATTGATTACACAGGAAAGTTAGCTGACCATAAGACGTTAAACACTCCTTTGACGTCTCTTTTGAAACCACAAGAAGAGGAAGTGAAGGTACCAGCTAATGGGGAAGCAATTGCGACATTAGATTTAAAAATGCCGGAAAAAGAACAAGAAGGGATCATTCTTGGTGGAATTGTAGTATCAGACTTAACTAATAAAGATACTTCAAATAAACAATTGTCAGTGGAAAATACTTATAGTTACACACTAGGTGTGGTATTAACCAACCAAGAAGCAGATCCGGTTATGAGTGTCAATGAGGGAGTGGATTTAACATTAGAAAACGTAGAGGCTAAATTAGTTGCAGGAAAAAAAGTGGTTCAAGCAGATATTGTGAATCCAAATCCTTATATTCTTGAAAAATCAACAGTAGAAGGAGAAATTCTTCAAGCAGAGGGCGAAAAAGTTGTACAAACACACAAAACAGAAAATGTTCGAATGGCTCCTTACTCTGTCTACCCTTTCCAATTTGATTGGAAAAAGGAAGAGCTCAAGCCTGGAGACTATATTTTTAAAGGTCGTGTGATTTCAGAGAAAAATACTTGGGAATTTACACAAAAATTTACTATTTCAGAGGAGCAAACAAAAATAATCAACAAGGAATCTACCTTTAAGGTTCAAATTCCGTCCTAG
- a CDS encoding LPXTG cell wall anchor domain-containing protein, producing MKKKCILTGLMCSLFLGSMLIPGTSTGVEAEAQEQTETDLKITLYKKIMPDKLSGETVSDETNNTTNDTTNNTTNDPSNDRSENTADSSLTIAGKGTSSLDQGKGENHFLKTSFLPETGAVKNNWLLCGGIGLIVSIFLFYICKPKRRKEKEE from the coding sequence ATGAAAAAGAAATGTATATTGACTGGTTTAATGTGTAGCTTATTTCTCGGCTCAATGCTAATTCCTGGTACTTCAACAGGAGTAGAAGCAGAGGCACAAGAGCAAACAGAGACAGATCTTAAGATTACTTTATACAAAAAAATCATGCCAGATAAATTATCTGGAGAAACAGTGAGTGACGAAACAAATAATACAACGAATGATACAACAAATAATACAACCAATGATCCGAGTAATGATAGAAGCGAGAATACAGCAGATTCTTCACTCACTATAGCAGGCAAAGGCACTAGTTCACTCGACCAAGGAAAAGGAGAAAATCATTTTTTAAAAACATCATTTTTACCGGAAACTGGAGCCGTTAAAAATAATTGGTTGCTCTGCGGTGGTATAGGACTGATTGTGTCAATCTTCTTGTTTTATATTTGTAAACCAAAACGAAGAAAGGAGAAGGAAGAATAA
- a CDS encoding BspA family leucine-rich repeat surface protein: MKATKVVGLCSAILASNLCLITTNVCAQATNPSDTQVTQNYSEEKDLVLNPLDPLKTVQSEENGLEEDQEISPEGASSQTTSENLTASSENEETEQKEAETIETSETESSSSSETSDTTEKQAEEKAQTDSSKTKETGNEKATATATGTADPEIVLADWDVTVTGSTATINKYVGPVNITRAKRVIPTLEDLQALDPMKYAQCTEVFIEKIAINRAAAFTDNSTNILRVSSNGSKVKYAGDSMEKICSNRRYLKVLDLNNLDVSNVTNMNNAFSDLNYIKEIGISTWDTSSVKDMSNMFAGSSLEVLYIPNLRTNGANTTHMFSGTTYAGGRFLVVTDDPHLLNEYKFTQTPALLNISSGDGQYPDGTTGIKKYFNTVAVDSKQGSLDAINRWMQENQPLRAGYEFAGWEVNFTNPWTIAPGKDLFAITNSTYKPTWKKVTEPNVPGESIKPNPDSKENLALAYLPKSFNIPTTQLQESGQQSIPLENGSGFHIGVKDQNSGSTWQLNAQLVWNTPGIEGSYIQSKNTNGQVYKNNNNGQSPVQESDFTPISEVTGTANLQIGTGAEVCVMQVNQNVPSGVYDFALGDAELVIPEVAQVQANQYAGQVNWNLVKAP; this comes from the coding sequence ATGAAAGCAACAAAAGTTGTTGGACTATGTTCTGCAATTTTAGCTAGTAACCTATGTTTGATCACAACAAATGTGTGTGCACAAGCAACAAACCCATCGGATACTCAAGTAACTCAGAATTACTCAGAAGAAAAGGATTTAGTCCTAAATCCATTGGATCCACTGAAAACAGTTCAAAGTGAGGAAAATGGTCTGGAGGAAGACCAAGAAATATCCCCAGAAGGAGCATCTTCCCAAACTACTTCTGAAAATCTGACTGCTTCTTCTGAGAATGAAGAAACGGAGCAAAAGGAAGCAGAAACGATTGAGACAAGTGAAACAGAATCTAGCTCGTCTTCAGAAACGAGTGATACAACAGAGAAACAAGCAGAAGAAAAGGCGCAAACCGATTCTTCTAAAACTAAAGAAACGGGAAATGAAAAAGCAACAGCAACAGCAACAGGAACAGCTGATCCAGAAATTGTATTAGCGGATTGGGATGTTACAGTAACAGGGTCTACAGCTACAATTAATAAATATGTAGGACCAGTAAACATAACTAGAGCTAAGAGAGTAATTCCTACTTTGGAAGATCTACAAGCATTAGATCCAATGAAGTATGCTCAATGTACAGAGGTGTTTATTGAGAAGATTGCTATTAACAGAGCAGCAGCATTTACTGATAACAGTACTAATATCTTAAGAGTTAGTTCAAATGGTTCTAAAGTAAAATATGCAGGAGATTCAATGGAAAAGATCTGCAGTAACAGGAGATATCTTAAGGTTTTAGATTTAAATAATTTAGATGTATCGAATGTTACAAATATGAATAATGCTTTTTCAGACTTAAACTATATAAAAGAAATTGGAATATCGACTTGGGATACATCATCCGTAAAGGACATGTCTAACATGTTCGCTGGTTCGAGCTTAGAAGTTCTATATATTCCGAATCTCAGAACAAATGGAGCAAATACTACACATATGTTTTCTGGTACTACCTATGCAGGCGGCAGATTCTTGGTTGTTACAGATGATCCACATTTACTTAATGAGTATAAATTTACTCAAACGCCAGCGTTATTAAATATAAGTAGTGGCGACGGGCAATATCCTGATGGAACAACAGGAATTAAAAAATATTTCAATACAGTTGCAGTTGATTCTAAGCAAGGATCACTGGATGCGATAAATAGATGGATGCAAGAAAATCAACCCCTACGAGCTGGCTATGAATTTGCTGGCTGGGAAGTCAACTTCACTAACCCATGGACTATAGCCCCAGGAAAAGATTTATTTGCAATTACTAATTCGACCTATAAACCAACATGGAAAAAAGTAACAGAGCCGAATGTACCAGGGGAAAGTATCAAACCAAATCCTGATAGCAAAGAAAATTTAGCTTTAGCTTATCTTCCAAAGTCCTTTAATATACCTACCACGCAACTCCAAGAAAGTGGACAACAAAGTATTCCATTAGAAAATGGTTCCGGATTTCATATTGGAGTCAAGGATCAAAACTCTGGTTCAACTTGGCAGTTGAATGCGCAGTTGGTTTGGAATACACCAGGAATTGAAGGGAGTTATATTCAATCAAAAAATACCAATGGGCAAGTATATAAGAATAATAATAATGGCCAATCACCCGTACAAGAGTCAGATTTCACACCAATTTCAGAGGTTACTGGTACAGCCAACCTTCAGATTGGAACGGGTGCTGAAGTTTGCGTCATGCAAGTGAACCAAAACGTACCATCTGGTGTTTACGATTTTGCTTTAGGGGATGCCGAATTAGTGATCCCAGAAGTGGCACAGGTACAAGCGAATCAGTATGCAGGACAAGTTAATTGGAATTTAGTGAAAGCACCATAA
- a CDS encoding DeoR family transcriptional regulator, producing MKVVIGGRIGMIENYIEKEIMRQVKLTEYLYECKKLVISDVAKRLDVSFNTIKRDFDRLVFQLEDYIVSYEITKTHMTVWFDTIYTRYDLIKQIYSYSKF from the coding sequence ATGAAAGTAGTGATTGGGGGCAGGATTGGTATGATCGAAAATTATATTGAGAAAGAAATTATGCGGCAGGTGAAATTAACAGAATACCTATACGAGTGTAAAAAATTAGTGATTTCAGATGTAGCAAAACGCTTGGATGTTAGTTTCAATACGATAAAAAGAGATTTTGATAGATTGGTCTTCCAGTTAGAAGATTACATTGTAAGCTACGAAATCACTAAAACACACATGACCGTCTGGTTTGATACCATCTATACAAGATATGATTTAATCAAACAAATTTATAGTTATTCGAAATTTTGA
- a CDS encoding ABC transporter permease — protein sequence MKKRKGLNHFFANLWRYKALVLMAVPGMLWMIFFFYIPVLANVVAFKNFHISADGFLASLRESPWVGWENFRFLFTSDQAFLITKNTILYNVTFILLNLLISVVFAIIMSELRNKRLVKVYQTMSLLPYFLSWVIIGYFVYAFLSPDKGIFNQWITGHGGEAINWYNEPKYWPFILVFIGTWKGIGYNSIIYFASVMGIDPTYYEAAMVDGASKWQQIKHVTIPQLIPLMTILTILAVGNIFRADFGLFYNIPRNSGALYDVTQVLDTYIYNGLTSTGDFGMTAAAGLYQSVVGFVLLMITNTIARRFDSESALF from the coding sequence ATGAAAAAAAGAAAGGGGTTAAATCATTTTTTTGCTAATCTATGGCGCTACAAAGCTTTAGTACTAATGGCTGTGCCGGGGATGCTATGGATGATTTTTTTCTTTTATATCCCAGTATTAGCAAACGTAGTAGCATTTAAAAACTTCCATATTTCTGCTGACGGGTTTTTAGCTAGTTTAAGAGAAAGCCCTTGGGTTGGTTGGGAAAATTTCCGCTTCTTATTTACTTCTGATCAAGCTTTCTTGATCACTAAAAACACCATTTTATATAATGTTACTTTTATTCTTTTGAATTTATTGATTTCCGTTGTTTTTGCCATCATTATGAGTGAATTACGGAATAAACGACTGGTAAAAGTTTACCAAACAATGTCGTTACTTCCTTACTTTCTATCATGGGTCATCATTGGGTATTTTGTTTATGCCTTCTTGAGTCCTGACAAAGGAATCTTTAATCAGTGGATCACTGGGCATGGTGGAGAAGCGATCAACTGGTATAACGAACCGAAGTATTGGCCGTTTATTCTTGTCTTTATCGGTACGTGGAAAGGGATTGGCTATAACAGTATCATTTATTTTGCTTCTGTTATGGGGATCGATCCTACTTATTATGAAGCAGCGATGGTGGATGGTGCCAGCAAATGGCAACAAATCAAACATGTGACGATTCCACAATTGATTCCGTTGATGACGATCTTAACGATTCTAGCTGTCGGGAATATTTTCCGAGCAGACTTTGGTTTATTCTACAATATCCCGAGAAATTCCGGGGCACTTTATGATGTCACACAAGTATTGGATACTTACATTTATAATGGCTTGACCTCTACTGGTGACTTTGGAATGACAGCTGCAGCGGGATTGTATCAATCCGTTGTCGGGTTTGTTCTATTGATGATCACAAATACGATTGCTCGTCGTTTCGACAGCGAATCAGCATTGTTCTAG
- a CDS encoding carbohydrate ABC transporter permease: protein MRSFNKTTNFFSNLLIALFALSCILPFLFVIAISFTKESALTQYGYSFWPKEFSTFGYTYLFGQMQDKIFQALFVTILVTVLGTLINSTATSLYAYAISRSNFPFRRFFTVFCLITMLFSPGMVANYLVMTNLLQLKDTIWALILPMAVSPFNIIVMRTFFKRSVSDSIIESARIDGASELRIFVQIVLPLAIPGIATISLFAALGYWNDWFNALLYIQDDKLVPLQYLLMKIQSNIQYLTQNSGAGSQLTGGLASVPGESARMAIVVISTLPIAISYPFFQKHFVKGLTIGGVKE, encoded by the coding sequence ATTCGTTCATTTAACAAAACAACCAATTTTTTCTCTAACTTGTTGATCGCATTGTTTGCTCTTTCTTGCATCTTACCGTTTCTATTCGTGATTGCGATTTCTTTTACGAAAGAATCCGCTTTGACACAATATGGCTACAGTTTTTGGCCAAAAGAATTTAGTACATTTGGGTATACTTACTTATTCGGTCAAATGCAAGACAAGATTTTCCAAGCTTTATTTGTGACGATCCTTGTCACTGTTCTAGGGACTTTGATCAATAGTACAGCGACTTCTTTATACGCTTATGCGATTTCACGATCAAACTTCCCATTTCGGCGCTTCTTTACCGTATTTTGTTTGATCACGATGTTGTTCTCACCAGGGATGGTTGCGAACTATTTAGTAATGACGAATCTCTTGCAGTTAAAAGATACGATCTGGGCATTGATTTTGCCAATGGCGGTCAGCCCGTTCAATATCATCGTGATGCGAACGTTCTTCAAACGCTCGGTTTCAGATTCGATCATTGAATCTGCAAGAATTGATGGGGCTAGTGAGCTGCGAATCTTTGTGCAAATCGTTTTACCGCTGGCAATTCCAGGGATTGCAACGATCAGTTTGTTTGCTGCCTTAGGGTATTGGAATGATTGGTTTAATGCGTTGCTTTACATTCAAGATGATAAACTGGTTCCTTTGCAATATTTATTGATGAAGATCCAAAGCAATATTCAATATTTGACACAAAATTCAGGAGCGGGCAGTCAATTGACAGGCGGACTTGCTTCTGTTCCGGGAGAATCAGCTCGAATGGCGATCGTCGTGATTTCTACTTTACCGATTGCGATCAGCTATCCATTCTTCCAGAAACATTTTGTTAAAGGATTAACGATTGGTGGAGTAAAAGAGTAA
- a CDS encoding ABC transporter substrate-binding protein has translation MKLWKKLAFTGVSAMMVGTLAACGSGTKEKAEASDSTTLQMYQIGDKPENFDQLMDIANKRIEDKIGVKVNINYIGWGDYEKKMNVIISSGENYDIAFANNYVSNAQKGAFTDLTELAPKYAKEAYDSLDEAYIKGNLVNGKLYAFPVNGNVFAQQVLTFNKPLLDKYNLSIDGIESYQDAEKVLQEFHKKDPNTAAFAIGQGFKVQGDFDYPLGNTLPFAVDLNGDDTKIINQYDNKTFIELLRTMHSWYKQGLIPSDAATSNKDYPLEGNTWLMRGETQGPYDYGDTILTNAAKQELVSKAITVPLKSTGQAQMANFVVSNTSKNKEKSVEFLGLLNSDPELLNGLVWGIEGEAWKKDGDDKIKLLDGYQPNMHMSAWNTGNNEILYTQDTITDEMIAERDKSIEEAKTSPILGFSFNTDSVKTELSNISNVMNQYLDGLNTGTVDPDETLPKLKDALNRAGYDKVLTEMQKQYDAFRKESK, from the coding sequence ATGAAGTTATGGAAGAAATTAGCCTTTACTGGCGTTTCTGCAATGATGGTTGGAACATTGGCAGCCTGCGGATCGGGGACAAAAGAAAAAGCTGAAGCAAGTGATTCAACAACCCTTCAAATGTATCAAATCGGTGATAAACCAGAGAATTTCGATCAGTTAATGGACATTGCAAATAAACGGATCGAAGATAAAATCGGAGTCAAAGTCAATATCAACTACATCGGTTGGGGCGATTACGAGAAGAAAATGAATGTCATTATCTCTTCTGGTGAAAACTACGATATTGCCTTTGCCAACAACTATGTATCAAATGCGCAAAAGGGTGCATTTACTGATTTGACAGAATTAGCACCAAAATATGCGAAAGAAGCGTATGATTCTTTAGATGAAGCGTATATCAAAGGAAATTTAGTTAACGGAAAATTGTATGCCTTTCCAGTAAATGGCAATGTGTTTGCCCAACAAGTGTTGACTTTCAACAAGCCGTTATTAGATAAATACAATTTATCGATTGATGGGATCGAATCTTATCAGGATGCGGAAAAAGTGTTACAAGAATTCCATAAAAAAGACCCAAATACAGCTGCTTTTGCGATTGGACAAGGATTTAAGGTCCAAGGAGATTTCGATTATCCATTAGGGAATACATTACCATTTGCGGTTGATTTGAACGGCGATGACACTAAGATCATCAATCAATACGACAACAAAACGTTTATCGAATTATTACGTACGATGCACAGCTGGTATAAACAAGGATTGATTCCTAGCGATGCTGCTACTAGTAATAAAGATTACCCACTTGAAGGGAATACTTGGTTAATGCGTGGCGAAACGCAAGGACCATACGATTATGGCGATACGATCTTGACTAATGCAGCGAAACAAGAATTGGTTTCAAAAGCAATCACTGTTCCATTGAAGTCAACTGGACAAGCACAAATGGCCAACTTTGTCGTATCAAATACCTCTAAAAACAAAGAAAAATCAGTTGAATTTTTAGGTTTATTAAATAGCGATCCAGAATTATTGAATGGTTTAGTTTGGGGTATCGAAGGCGAAGCATGGAAAAAAGATGGCGATGACAAGATCAAATTATTAGATGGGTACCAACCAAACATGCACATGTCTGCTTGGAATACCGGTAACAATGAAATCTTATACACACAAGATACGATCACAGATGAAATGATCGCTGAAAGAGATAAATCAATTGAAGAAGCAAAAACTTCTCCAATCTTAGGCTTTAGTTTCAATACAGATAGCGTAAAAACAGAACTAAGTAATATCTCAAATGTCATGAATCAATACCTAGATGGATTAAATACTGGGACAGTTGATCCTGATGAAACATTACCAAAACTAAAAGATGCTTTGAACAGAGCAGGTTATGACAAAGTATTAACAGAAATGCAAAAACAATATGATGCATTTCGTAAGGAAAGTAAATAA